The following coding sequences lie in one Pseudomonas syringae CC1557 genomic window:
- a CDS encoding HNH endonuclease codes for MQRDDIEAAVLLFRSGVRPFSYRRPNWFFIAGDGIGYPLKYIYAMALGIGSLNTNTSAAKRQLVELGYDIFRSADRSFSRVFSSEIDLSDDSGLAELRIPAEQLRKVTADHIWAAVQALLHGVEAIGFGPSVDYDLLVEDGVRLAPKQVFGLAATLALGFTVGPGHFHGGLNTVCFELLEAAGYTVIAKGEQPKFQDAPIDIEEKVWLEGSKKLVSHLRRERKPGLAQAKKASFIKKHGKLRCEQCLLDPVKTYGEYGDACIEVHHDTVLISEMNDDHATTLDQVRCLCANCHRVVHRALREQLKSDSSTAVA; via the coding sequence ATGCAAAGAGATGATATAGAAGCGGCCGTGTTGCTTTTCCGCAGCGGTGTTCGCCCATTCAGCTATCGCAGGCCGAATTGGTTTTTTATAGCAGGAGATGGTATTGGCTATCCATTGAAGTATATCTATGCTATGGCTCTAGGGATTGGATCTTTAAATACAAATACATCGGCAGCTAAACGACAGCTAGTTGAATTGGGTTATGATATTTTTCGCTCTGCTGATAGAAGTTTCTCAAGAGTTTTTTCGTCTGAAATTGATTTGAGCGATGATTCTGGTCTAGCCGAACTCCGCATTCCAGCAGAGCAGCTACGAAAAGTTACTGCTGACCATATTTGGGCCGCTGTTCAGGCACTTCTCCACGGCGTCGAGGCTATAGGCTTTGGTCCATCCGTAGATTACGATCTACTGGTCGAGGACGGGGTTAGGTTAGCGCCCAAGCAGGTATTTGGGCTCGCGGCAACCTTAGCTTTGGGATTCACGGTTGGGCCAGGCCATTTTCACGGTGGTTTGAATACGGTTTGTTTTGAACTGTTAGAGGCCGCGGGCTATACGGTTATCGCCAAAGGTGAACAACCCAAATTTCAGGATGCACCCATCGATATTGAAGAGAAAGTTTGGCTAGAAGGAAGTAAAAAACTAGTTTCTCACCTTCGCAGGGAGCGAAAGCCAGGGCTGGCCCAAGCTAAGAAAGCGTCATTTATAAAGAAGCACGGCAAACTTCGTTGCGAGCAATGCTTACTGGATCCTGTAAAAACGTATGGTGAGTACGGGGACGCTTGTATTGAGGTGCACCATGACACTGTTCTAATTTCCGAAATGAACGATGATCATGCAACGACCTTGGACCAAGTGCGGTGCTTGTGTGCCAACTGCCACCGTGTAGTGCATCGCGCATTGAGGGAGCAACTAAAGAGCGATTCATCCACCGCAGTAGCCTGA
- a CDS encoding phosphoadenosine phosphosulfate reductase domain-containing protein has product MHVLFCSYGNDSIALIQWAHERQLKDVVCLYSDTGWAAVQWPARVAQGEALAQSYGFRTFQTQSEGMVALVKRKCGWPGAGGQGQFCTAELKVLPALRWLDEHDPKKLATTMTGVRRSESAHRADAPEHVMESERHGGRELWQPLVRHDDGMRNELLARAGFKVLPHRSRECEPCINANIDELRLLSEDRIELIDVTERELGFTAKGKPRVMFRSARRKNAVGIRAVIQWADAPRSRDQMQLFPAGKCDSGYCGG; this is encoded by the coding sequence ATGCACGTCCTTTTCTGCAGCTACGGGAACGACTCCATCGCGCTGATACAATGGGCGCACGAACGGCAGCTCAAAGACGTCGTCTGCCTGTACTCCGACACCGGCTGGGCTGCGGTGCAGTGGCCAGCTCGGGTTGCGCAGGGCGAGGCACTGGCTCAATCCTATGGCTTTCGCACGTTCCAAACCCAATCAGAAGGTATGGTTGCCTTGGTGAAACGCAAGTGCGGCTGGCCTGGTGCTGGGGGCCAAGGCCAGTTTTGCACCGCCGAGCTGAAGGTGCTACCGGCCCTGCGCTGGCTTGATGAGCATGACCCAAAAAAATTGGCCACGACCATGACCGGTGTTCGCCGGTCGGAAAGCGCCCACCGCGCAGATGCGCCAGAGCATGTGATGGAATCGGAGCGACATGGAGGCCGTGAGCTGTGGCAGCCGCTGGTGCGCCACGACGACGGGATGCGCAACGAGCTGTTAGCTCGCGCGGGTTTCAAGGTCCTGCCGCATCGGTCCCGCGAATGCGAGCCGTGCATTAACGCCAACATCGACGAGCTGCGGCTTCTGTCCGAAGACCGGATTGAGCTCATCGATGTCACGGAGCGCGAACTGGGGTTCACCGCCAAGGGCAAACCTCGGGTCATGTTCAGATCAGCACGTCGAAAAAACGCTGTCGGCATACGGGCCGTTATCCAGTGGGCCGACGCGCCTAGGTCGAGGGACCAAATGCAGCTGTTTCCCGCAGGCAAGTGCGATTCAGGCTACTGCGGTGGATGA
- a CDS encoding lipoprotein: MKKSIFALFAAVAVLAGCSTAGPYVTNISSDGRNGLNIEKCSVQMNAFMGTVTNINCISQNVQLSRSN, translated from the coding sequence TTGAAGAAGTCGATTTTTGCTTTATTTGCCGCCGTAGCCGTGTTGGCTGGCTGTTCAACCGCAGGGCCTTACGTGACCAACATCTCAAGCGATGGCAGAAACGGCCTGAATATTGAAAAGTGCTCTGTGCAGATGAATGCTTTCATGGGCACGGTGACTAACATCAATTGCATCAGCCAGAACGTTCAGCTCAGTCGCAGCAATTGA